The following proteins are co-located in the Leptospira weilii genome:
- a CDS encoding TrkH family potassium uptake protein, translated as MQPLKLIKRSVNRIAKVFLLLSVARILCLGFAIAILIGSLGIFVSESGRLSYTVSLYLATSSICVTGLSPVLLSELQRSTQLIMMFLIQIGGLGIITFTVLIGVLVVRGLSRSTRLASFVYEATDAHFAKRMQNKKSEQHSGIILPGKNKTEAEAFYVRRMLLSLFNISLSIEAVGACLLYFCMPETDRLPGTPSRFFLSVFTSVSAFNNAGFSVVDDLSFLAKDPLCLLIIQFLIVMGGIGFPVIIFIEKSILEIIQKFMKKIEAVTETFMMRRTVLLGEDPPTWYIFIITTSVRLEERLELYRKELFGDANRMQMAIIVLGSLILIHIGGISILFIEYNNIETIGKMGFTEKLFNSFFLSVSSRTAGFNTFDVTEIRSATYVLLCALMFIGGGPQGAAGGIKITTFFILILYLKNVIRPQARVQAWGEDVSKNSVAISTRIYFLATISLVVFMFLITLANGNKYGIETIFFEVMSAFGTVGLSLGMTAYTNDLEKFLYIALMFMGRVGTFTLLIAFTGHSGLGDLGGKDDGLKIQVG; from the coding sequence ATGCAGCCGCTCAAACTTATCAAGCGAAGCGTAAATAGGATTGCAAAAGTGTTTCTTTTGTTGTCTGTCGCTAGAATTCTTTGTCTTGGCTTCGCGATTGCCATATTGATCGGTTCTTTGGGGATTTTCGTATCGGAATCCGGCCGTTTGAGTTACACGGTTTCCTTGTATCTGGCCACTTCCTCGATTTGTGTCACTGGGCTTTCTCCCGTTTTACTGTCGGAACTCCAACGCTCTACGCAATTGATTATGATGTTTCTAATTCAGATCGGGGGGTTGGGAATCATCACATTCACGGTGTTGATCGGTGTATTGGTTGTCAGAGGTTTGTCGAGGAGCACTCGTCTTGCTTCTTTTGTTTACGAAGCGACGGATGCTCATTTCGCAAAAAGAATGCAAAATAAAAAATCCGAACAACATTCCGGAATTATTCTTCCCGGAAAGAATAAGACCGAAGCCGAGGCATTTTATGTGAGAAGAATGCTTTTATCTCTTTTTAATATTTCACTTTCGATCGAAGCGGTGGGCGCTTGTCTTCTTTATTTTTGTATGCCCGAGACAGATCGTCTTCCGGGAACTCCAAGTCGATTCTTTCTAAGTGTGTTTACCTCCGTTTCCGCTTTTAATAACGCCGGATTTTCCGTCGTGGACGATTTGAGTTTTTTGGCGAAAGATCCTTTGTGTTTGCTCATCATTCAGTTTCTGATTGTGATGGGCGGAATAGGATTTCCTGTGATTATCTTTATTGAAAAGTCGATCTTAGAGATCATCCAAAAGTTCATGAAAAAAATAGAAGCCGTCACGGAAACTTTTATGATGAGAAGGACGGTTCTGTTGGGAGAAGATCCGCCGACTTGGTATATCTTCATCATTACGACTTCCGTACGATTGGAAGAGCGATTGGAGTTGTACCGAAAAGAGTTATTCGGAGATGCGAATCGAATGCAAATGGCGATTATCGTGTTAGGTTCTTTGATTCTGATTCATATCGGAGGAATCTCAATTTTATTCATCGAGTACAATAATATCGAAACGATCGGAAAAATGGGATTTACGGAGAAATTGTTCAATTCCTTTTTCCTTTCCGTTTCTTCGAGGACCGCGGGTTTTAATACGTTCGACGTCACCGAAATTCGAAGTGCGACTTACGTTCTACTCTGTGCTTTGATGTTTATCGGAGGAGGTCCTCAAGGAGCCGCGGGAGGTATCAAAATCACTACCTTTTTTATATTAATCTTATATTTGAAAAACGTAATTAGGCCGCAAGCTAGAGTGCAAGCTTGGGGGGAAGACGTCTCTAAAAATTCGGTGGCTATTTCCACTCGAATCTACTTTCTTGCCACCATTTCTCTAGTCGTATTTATGTTTTTAATCACCCTTGCAAACGGAAACAAATACGGAATCGAAACCATTTTTTTCGAAGTGATGTCCGCATTTGGAACCGTGGGTTTAAGCCTGGGAATGACGGCTTATACGAACGACTTGGAGAAGTTTCTCTACATCGCACTCATGTTTATGGGGAGAGTCGGAACTTTCACACTTTTGATCGCGTTTACGGGTCATTCCGGGTTGGGAGACCTGGGAGGAAAGGACGACGGATTGAAAATTCAGGTCGGATGA
- a CDS encoding decaprenyl-phosphate phosphoribosyltransferase, whose product MLLQYLKLLRIHQWIKNVIIFAGIIFAKKLTDPESVQRVISAFFLFSLVASCQYVLNDYLDRKEDALHPEKKHRPLASGKLDPSFALFITAIILPLSLIMAYLLHPVFFGLVAFYLMFNVLYSRFLKHMVILDVMSISIGFVIRAIAGSVIIHVTFSSWLLLCTFMLALFWGFSKRRGELIILEGNAKGHRKILDEYSTSFLDMMLGIVATMTLMSYVLYVTSPATIANLGTDRLIYTIPIVVYAIFRSLYIIYIKNMGHNPTKAILSDWGVLLAGLIWVALVITIMYSDFGKGIRFDL is encoded by the coding sequence ATGCTCTTACAATATTTGAAATTACTCCGGATTCATCAATGGATCAAAAATGTAATCATTTTTGCGGGCATTATTTTCGCTAAGAAGCTGACCGATCCGGAGTCGGTGCAACGAGTCATTTCGGCTTTTTTTCTTTTTTCACTTGTTGCTAGTTGTCAGTATGTTCTGAACGATTATTTGGATCGCAAGGAAGATGCGTTACATCCCGAAAAAAAACATAGACCGTTAGCTTCCGGAAAGTTGGATCCTTCGTTTGCTCTTTTTATCACGGCAATCATACTTCCTTTGTCCTTAATCATGGCGTATTTATTGCATCCGGTATTTTTCGGATTGGTTGCTTTTTATCTCATGTTCAATGTGCTTTACAGCAGATTTTTGAAACATATGGTGATTCTGGACGTAATGAGTATCAGTATCGGATTTGTGATCCGTGCGATTGCGGGTTCCGTGATCATTCATGTGACTTTTTCCTCTTGGCTTTTACTGTGTACTTTTATGCTCGCGCTCTTTTGGGGATTTTCCAAAAGAAGAGGGGAGCTCATCATTTTGGAAGGAAACGCGAAGGGGCATCGTAAAATTTTGGACGAATACTCGACTAGTTTCCTCGATATGATGCTTGGAATCGTAGCTACGATGACTTTGATGAGTTATGTTCTTTACGTCACTAGTCCTGCTACGATTGCGAACCTCGGAACAGACCGTTTGATTTATACGATTCCGATTGTCGTGTATGCGATCTTTCGATCTTTGTATATCATCTATATCAAAAATATGGGTCACAATCCTACGAAAGCGATTCTTTCCGACTGGGGAGTTTTACTTGCCGGTTTGATCTGGGTCGCTTTGGTGATAACGATTATGTATTCCGATTTCGGAAAGGGAATCCGATTCGATCTTTGA